One Rhodoluna sp. KAS3 DNA window includes the following coding sequences:
- a CDS encoding adenylate kinase: protein MIRLLLIGAPGAGKGTQAEKLSSAFNIPAISTGDIFRHNVKNETELGKQAKAFMDRGEYVPDSLTNALVRDRLSQADAVEGFLLDGYPRTADQVEELDDILASQGKQLDVVVQLTADTDEVVRRLLNRAIEQGRADDTEDVIRRRLEVYAEQTAPLTDVYAERGLLVTVDGLGEVAEVTGRILEALEARNSAN from the coding sequence GTGATCCGCCTACTCTTGATTGGCGCCCCAGGCGCTGGCAAGGGAACCCAGGCTGAAAAGCTTTCATCTGCGTTCAACATCCCTGCCATTTCTACCGGTGACATCTTCCGTCACAACGTGAAGAACGAGACCGAGCTCGGCAAGCAAGCCAAGGCATTCATGGACCGCGGCGAGTATGTTCCAGACAGCCTTACCAACGCTTTGGTTCGCGACCGTTTGTCTCAGGCAGACGCTGTTGAGGGCTTCTTGCTTGACGGGTACCCACGCACGGCTGACCAGGTTGAAGAACTTGACGACATCCTTGCATCTCAGGGCAAGCAGCTTGACGTGGTTGTTCAGCTAACCGCTGACACCGATGAAGTTGTGCGTCGTTTGCTAAACCGTGCCATTGAGCAGGGTCGCGCCGACGACACCGAAGACGTTATTCGCCGCCGTCTTGAGGTTTACGCAGAGCAGACCGCTCCGCTGACCGATGTTTACGCGGAGCGCGGATTGCTAGTAACCGTTGACGGTTTGGGCGAGGTTGCTGAGGTAACCGGTCGCATTCTCGAGGCTCTCGAAGCCCGTAACTCTGCTAACTAA
- the map gene encoding type I methionyl aminopeptidase: MARHGFELKTPQQIIMMREAGLATAAALAAVRAAVRPGVTTLELDKIADDKIQELGGHSNFQLVPGYSHTICASINDEVVHGIPAANRMLQAGDILSVDCGAEIGEWNGDSAMTVIVPGAEESELIASRQKLSDVTEQSLWVGIAALAKAKELNEVGAAIEDYIVSQGDYGILEDYVGHGIGRSMHEDPPVYNYRVRGKSPKVVPGLVVAIEPMVVSGSAATKILSDGWTVSTKDASDASHWEHTVAVHEGGIWVLTAEDGGKSKLAPLGVVPVPLV, encoded by the coding sequence ATGGCTCGTCACGGCTTTGAACTAAAAACTCCGCAGCAGATCATCATGATGCGCGAGGCCGGTTTGGCTACCGCCGCAGCATTGGCTGCAGTCCGCGCAGCTGTTCGCCCGGGGGTCACAACACTCGAGCTAGACAAAATTGCCGACGACAAAATCCAAGAACTTGGCGGCCACTCTAACTTTCAGCTAGTTCCCGGATACAGCCACACCATCTGTGCATCAATCAACGATGAGGTTGTTCACGGAATCCCAGCGGCAAATCGGATGCTGCAGGCCGGAGACATTTTGTCGGTCGACTGCGGTGCCGAGATCGGCGAGTGGAATGGTGACTCAGCCATGACCGTCATCGTGCCGGGTGCCGAAGAATCAGAGCTTATTGCCAGCCGCCAAAAACTGAGCGATGTCACTGAGCAGTCACTTTGGGTAGGTATTGCTGCTTTGGCTAAGGCCAAGGAGCTAAACGAAGTTGGCGCGGCCATCGAGGACTACATCGTAAGCCAGGGTGACTACGGAATTCTTGAAGACTATGTTGGCCACGGAATTGGTCGATCGATGCACGAGGACCCACCGGTCTACAACTATCGCGTCCGCGGCAAGAGCCCAAAGGTTGTTCCGGGGCTAGTCGTGGCCATCGAACCGATGGTGGTTTCTGGCAGTGCTGCCACCAAGATTCTCAGTGACGGCTGGACTGTGTCGACCAAGGATGCCTCGGATGCATCGCACTGGGAGCACACTGTTGCGGTTCACGAGGGTGGAATTTGGGTGCTGACTGCCGAGGATGGCGGAAAATCCAAGCTTGCACCTTTGGGTGTTGTTCCGGTTCCACTGGTCTAA
- the infA gene encoding translation initiation factor IF-1, translating into MASKDGVIEIEGSVVEALPNAMFRVELTNGHKVLAHISGKMRQHYIRILPEDRVIVELSTYDLTRGRIIYRYK; encoded by the coding sequence ATGGCCAGTAAAGACGGTGTCATCGAGATCGAAGGTTCGGTCGTCGAAGCTCTTCCGAACGCAATGTTCCGCGTTGAGTTGACCAACGGTCACAAGGTCCTTGCCCACATTTCAGGAAAGATGCGTCAGCACTACATCCGTATCCTCCCAGAGGACCGCGTGATTGTTGAGTTGAGTACCTACGACCTAACTCGTGGCCGCATCATTTATCGCTACAAATAA
- the rpmJ gene encoding 50S ribosomal protein L36 — MKVNPSVKKICDKCKVIRRHGRVMVICDNPRHKQRQG, encoded by the coding sequence ATGAAGGTAAACCCAAGCGTCAAGAAGATTTGCGACAAGTGCAAGGTCATTCGTCGTCACGGTCGCGTCATGGTTATCTGCGACAACCCACGTCACAAGCAGCGCCAGGGCTAA
- the rpsM gene encoding 30S ribosomal protein S13, producing MARVAGADIPDAKRVEIALTYIYGIGRTRSVQILAETKVDKNIRVKDLTDDQLVAIRDYIEGNYKVEGDLRRDVAADIRRKVEIGSYEGIRHRKGLPVRGQRTKTNARTRKGPKRTVAGKKKAAR from the coding sequence ATGGCACGTGTTGCCGGAGCCGATATTCCAGACGCGAAGCGCGTCGAAATCGCACTTACCTACATCTACGGCATTGGCCGTACTCGCTCAGTCCAGATCTTGGCTGAGACCAAAGTTGACAAGAACATCCGCGTAAAGGACCTTACCGACGACCAGCTAGTCGCTATCCGTGACTACATCGAAGGTAACTACAAGGTTGAGGGTGACCTCCGCCGTGATGTTGCAGCAGACATTCGCCGCAAGGTTGAAATCGGCTCATACGAGGGTATCCGTCACCGCAAGGGCCTACCGGTCCGCGGTCAGCGTACCAAGACCAACGCACGTACTCGCAAGGGTCCAAAGCGCACCGTAGCCGGCAAGAAGAAGGCGGCACGCTAG
- the rpsK gene encoding 30S ribosomal protein S11 produces the protein MAAPKASVRKPRRKEKKNIVVGQAHIKSTFNNTIVSITDATGAVISWSSSGDVGFKGSRKSTPFAAQLAAEAAARKAQEHGLKKVDVFVKGPGSGRETAIRSLQAAGLEVGSISDVTPQAHNGCRPPKRRRV, from the coding sequence ATGGCAGCACCTAAGGCAAGCGTTCGCAAGCCACGCCGCAAAGAGAAGAAGAACATTGTTGTAGGCCAGGCCCACATCAAGAGCACCTTCAACAACACCATCGTTTCAATCACTGACGCCACCGGCGCTGTGATCTCATGGTCATCATCAGGTGATGTTGGCTTCAAGGGTTCACGTAAGTCAACCCCATTCGCAGCTCAGCTTGCAGCTGAAGCAGCAGCACGTAAGGCACAGGAGCACGGCCTAAAGAAGGTTGACGTTTTCGTGAAGGGCCCAGGCTCAGGTCGCGAAACCGCAATCCGTTCACTTCAGGCAGCAGGTCTAGAGGTTGGTTCAATCTCAGACGTCACTCCTCAGGCTCACAACGGCTGCCGCCCACCAAAGCGTCGCCGCGTCTAA
- a CDS encoding DNA-directed RNA polymerase subunit alpha, whose protein sequence is MLIAQRPTLHEEVLAPNRSRFALEPLEPGFGYTLGNSLRRTLLSSIPGAAVTNIRIEGVRHEFSTIEGVKEDVTEIILNIKDLVVSSEHDAPVVAHLRKQTAGVVTAADIQVPAGVEVHNPELVIATINAKAKFEVELTIERGRGYVQASQNRNPDADAGVIPIDSIYSPVLKVSYRVEATRAGEFTNFDKLIVDVETKPSITPRDAVASAGSTLVELFGLARELNVAAEGIEIGPAPVEAGLSPELAMPIEDLDLTVRSYNCLKREGINTVSELIGLSEDQLMNIRNFGSKSVDEVRDKLTSMGLKFKDAVPGFDAAYFSSAYDEDDQA, encoded by the coding sequence GTGCTGATTGCACAGCGTCCAACTCTTCACGAAGAAGTACTAGCACCAAACCGTTCACGTTTTGCTCTAGAGCCTCTAGAGCCTGGCTTCGGTTACACCCTAGGAAACTCACTCCGCCGTACCCTACTTTCATCAATCCCAGGTGCAGCTGTTACCAACATCCGCATTGAGGGTGTTCGTCACGAGTTCAGCACCATCGAAGGCGTTAAAGAAGACGTCACCGAGATCATCTTGAACATCAAGGACCTCGTAGTTTCTTCAGAGCACGACGCACCTGTTGTTGCTCACCTACGCAAGCAGACCGCTGGCGTTGTAACCGCTGCTGACATCCAGGTTCCTGCTGGTGTTGAGGTTCACAACCCTGAGTTGGTAATTGCAACCATCAACGCAAAGGCAAAGTTCGAAGTTGAGCTAACCATCGAGCGTGGCCGTGGCTACGTTCAGGCTTCTCAGAACCGCAACCCAGATGCAGATGCCGGTGTAATTCCAATCGACTCGATCTATTCACCAGTTCTAAAGGTTTCTTACCGCGTTGAGGCAACTCGTGCCGGTGAGTTCACTAACTTCGACAAGCTGATTGTTGATGTTGAGACCAAGCCATCAATCACTCCTCGCGATGCTGTTGCATCTGCCGGAAGCACTTTGGTTGAGTTGTTCGGTCTTGCGCGCGAGCTAAACGTTGCAGCAGAAGGTATCGAGATCGGCCCAGCACCAGTTGAGGCCGGCCTTTCACCAGAGCTTGCAATGCCTATCGAAGACCTGGACCTAACCGTCCGTTCATACAACTGCCTAAAGCGTGAGGGCATCAACACCGTTAGCGAGCTAATCGGTCTGTCAGAAGACCAGTTGATGAACATCCGCAACTTCGGTAGCAAGTCGGTAGATGAGGTTCGCGACAAGCTAACCTCAATGGGACTAAAGTTCAAGGACGCCGTCCCAGGCTTCGACGCAGCTTACTTCAGCTCGGCTTACGACGAGGACGACCAGGCGTAA
- the rplQ gene encoding 50S ribosomal protein L17 has protein sequence MPTPTKGPRLGGGPAHERLMLRNMATSLFKHGKITTTETKAKRLRPVAERLVTFAKRGDLHARRRVMQQITDKSVVHELFANVAPLVADRQGGYTRITKLGYRKGDNAPLALIELVLEPVAPKNATKKPKLANSVKAVAAPVEAPAEVVETPAEDAAVEAPAAE, from the coding sequence ATGCCTACCCCAACTAAGGGACCACGTCTAGGTGGCGGACCAGCTCACGAGCGTCTAATGCTTCGTAACATGGCTACTTCGCTATTCAAGCACGGCAAGATCACCACTACTGAGACCAAGGCAAAGCGCCTACGTCCAGTTGCTGAGCGTCTTGTCACCTTCGCAAAGCGCGGAGACCTGCACGCACGTCGTCGCGTTATGCAGCAGATCACTGACAAGTCAGTTGTTCACGAGCTGTTCGCAAACGTTGCACCGTTGGTTGCAGACCGTCAGGGTGGCTACACCCGCATCACCAAGCTTGGCTACCGTAAGGGCGACAACGCTCCTTTGGCGCTAATCGAGCTTGTTCTTGAGCCAGTAGCCCCAAAGAACGCAACCAAGAAGCCTAAGCTTGCTAACTCTGTCAAGGCAGTAGCAGCTCCTGTTGAGGCTCCAGCCGAGGTCGTTGAGACCCCAGCTGAGGACGCAGCAGTAGAGGCTCCAGCAGCAGAGTAG
- the truA gene encoding tRNA pseudouridine(38-40) synthase TruA: protein MNQPVDRSVNGLIRYRLNFAYDGTNYWGFAKQKGFATVQGELVTALTTAFGESKTDFDMRVAGRTDAGVHAYDQVIHIDLSQEQLKRLGRTKGFLGKLNDLLPEDIRVHSVELAPPGFDARFSASYRRYRYRIADGEANKNPLKQRYTHWIKHPLDVTAMQLAAFELIGLHDYASFCRAKVGATTIRHVREITVKRNPADDNVIEVELQADAFCHNMVRSIVGGLIAAGEGKAGPTEIAATLARRTRVGSYKVSPARGLTLIEIGYPADDQLAEQAERARNMRTLDEN, encoded by the coding sequence ATGAATCAACCCGTTGACCGCTCGGTTAACGGGTTGATTCGTTACCGTTTGAATTTTGCCTACGACGGCACCAACTATTGGGGCTTCGCCAAGCAAAAAGGATTCGCCACCGTCCAGGGTGAACTCGTTACTGCGCTAACCACTGCATTCGGTGAATCGAAGACTGATTTCGATATGCGCGTTGCCGGCCGCACCGATGCCGGAGTGCATGCCTACGACCAGGTAATCCACATTGACCTCAGCCAAGAGCAGCTCAAGCGCCTTGGTCGAACCAAAGGGTTCCTGGGTAAACTCAACGATCTTCTGCCCGAGGACATCCGGGTTCATTCGGTCGAACTAGCCCCACCGGGCTTTGATGCCCGATTCTCAGCCTCGTATCGGCGCTACCGCTACCGAATTGCTGATGGCGAAGCTAATAAAAACCCACTCAAGCAGCGATACACCCACTGGATTAAGCATCCGCTCGATGTGACTGCGATGCAGCTGGCAGCTTTTGAACTGATTGGCCTTCACGATTACGCGTCATTTTGTCGGGCCAAGGTGGGTGCAACCACAATCCGCCACGTCCGCGAGATAACCGTCAAGCGCAATCCAGCTGATGACAACGTCATCGAAGTTGAATTGCAGGCCGATGCCTTTTGCCACAACATGGTGCGCTCAATCGTGGGCGGGCTGATTGCTGCCGGCGAGGGCAAGGCCGGACCAACTGAAATTGCTGCCACGCTGGCAAGGCGAACCCGAGTTGGTTCATACAAGGTTTCACCAGCCCGAGGGCTGACATTGATCGAGATTGGCTACCCAGCCGATGACCAATTGGCCGAGCAGGCCGAGCGTGCCAGAAACATGCGAACCCTAGATGAAAATTAG
- the rplM gene encoding 50S ribosomal protein L13 yields the protein MRTYSPKAHELSNEWLVIDAADVVLGRLATHAAALLRGKHKPTFAPHMDNGDFVIIINAEKVALTGAKLKQKKAYRHSGYPGGLTATTYSELLEKNPEKAVEKAIKGMLPHNKLGATQLAKLKVYRGAEHPHAAQQPKPFIIDQVAQ from the coding sequence GTGCGTACTTATTCTCCAAAGGCTCACGAGCTGAGCAACGAGTGGCTAGTCATCGACGCCGCTGATGTAGTTCTCGGCCGTCTAGCAACCCACGCAGCAGCACTGTTGCGCGGAAAGCACAAGCCGACTTTTGCACCACACATGGACAACGGTGACTTCGTCATCATCATCAACGCTGAGAAGGTTGCTCTAACCGGCGCCAAGCTCAAGCAGAAGAAGGCATACCGCCACTCTGGTTACCCAGGTGGTCTTACTGCAACCACTTACTCTGAGCTTCTAGAGAAGAACCCAGAGAAGGCTGTAGAGAAGGCAATCAAGGGCATGCTTCCTCACAACAAGCTAGGTGCAACCCAGCTTGCAAAGCTAAAGGTTTACCGCGGTGCTGAGCACCCACACGCTGCACAGCAGCCAAAGCCTTTCATCATCGACCAGGTAGCTCAGTAA
- the rpsI gene encoding 30S ribosomal protein S9, whose amino-acid sequence MAKDIAEDVVSTESYTTETPAAKAAPAKSRGALTTPGAGLGRRKEAVARVRIMPGTGVIKVNGRDFAEYFPNKLHQQLITDPFTILDLKGAYDVIARISGGGSAGQAGALRLGIARALNEIDRDNNRPSLKKAGFLKRDPRVIERKKAGLKKARKASQFSKR is encoded by the coding sequence GTGGCTAAAGACATCGCAGAAGACGTAGTTTCAACAGAGAGCTACACCACCGAGACCCCTGCAGCTAAGGCTGCACCGGCTAAGTCACGTGGCGCACTGACCACTCCTGGTGCCGGCCTTGGCCGTCGCAAAGAGGCAGTTGCTCGTGTTCGCATCATGCCAGGTACCGGAGTTATCAAGGTAAACGGCCGTGACTTCGCTGAGTACTTCCCAAACAAGCTTCACCAGCAGCTAATCACTGACCCATTCACCATCCTTGACCTAAAGGGTGCTTACGACGTTATCGCTCGTATCTCAGGTGGTGGCTCAGCTGGTCAGGCTGGTGCACTTCGTCTAGGTATTGCTCGTGCACTAAACGAGATCGACCGCGACAACAACCGTCCTTCACTAAAGAAGGCTGGCTTCCTAAAGCGCGACCCACGTGTTATCGAGCGCAAGAAGGCTGGTCTGAAGAAGGCACGTAAGGCTTCTCAGTTCTCGAAGCGTTAA